The DNA sequence TACTGCCAGTCCTGCGAGGCGACGGTGCCCTCCTGGTGCCGCGAGCTGCGCTCCGCCTCGCGGAACGACGGCAGGCACGCCTCGAAGTCACCGAGCAGGTACTGGGCGACGCCCAGGTGGTACCAGACCGAGGTGTGCAGGGTGGTGTTGTAGCGGCCGAGTTCCGCCGGGTTCTCCGCCGCCTGCCGCTCGCCGAGGTGCTGCGGGCGGACGTTCTCCGGCCGGCCGAGGACGAGGCTGACGACGTCCTTCTCGACCTCGGGCTGGTACATCTCGTACTCGTCCTCGACGTCCGCGAGTCCTTCGGCCGCGACCGTCAGGTCGGCGACCGCGCCGGTGTAGTCCCCGGTCGAGATGCGCCGGTGGCCGCGGAACCGCAGCAGTCGTACATTGCCGGGCTCGGCCTCGAGCGCCTCGGTGAGCAGTGCGACGGCGTCGGCATGCTTGTTCAGGTAGCCCTTGAGCCGGGCGGCCATGATGTAGCGGTCGGTCAGCGGAACAGACGCCATGGTTTGCCTTTCGGTGGTGGCGTCACGGACCCCCGGGGTCCGTGACGCGGTGGGACAGGGTCGTGCGGGCGCGGAGGGCGATGCGGTGGGCCGGCCGGGGGTGCCGCCGGGTGTTCGGCACCCCCGGCCGGGCCGGTCAGCGGTCGAGCCAGAGGTGGCGGTAGAAGCGGTACGTCGGGGTGGGGTCGCCCTTGTAGCCCATGACGTCCTTCTTCACCACGTCGAAGTCGGCGTTGAGGAACGTCATCGCCACCGGGCCGCGGTCGGCCAGGATGGTTTCGGCCTGCTGGTAGAGCGCGGCCCGCTTCTCGCGGTCCAGCTCCGAACGGGCCTGGACGATCAGCGCCTCGTACTCGGCGTCGTGCCAGTTGCCGTAGTTCAGGCCGCCGCCCTTGAGGAAGCTGGCACTGAACCGCTCGTCCGGGTCGTAGGTCAGTCCGAAGCCGGACTGGTACATGTCGAACTCACCGGACTTGGTCTTGGTGTCGGCGATGCTGGCCTCGACCGACTCGATGGTGACCTTGATCCCGATCTTGGCGAGCTGCTGCTGCTCCACCTCGGCGGAACGCACCTGGAACGCCGACGTCGCGATGACCATGAGGGTGGCCTCGAAACCGTCGGGGTGACCGGCCTCGGCCAGCAGTGCCTTGGCCTTCTCGATGTCGGCGCCGCCGTAGACGGGCTGGGTGAGCGCGCCGAAGCGGTCCGGCGGCAGGTAGCCGGCGTTGAGGGCGGTGCCGTAGCCGGAGTTGGCGACGTTCAGGATCTCCTGCCGGTCGAGGGCGAGGAAGATCGCCTGCCGGACCCGGACATCGTCGTACGGCGCCTTGGAGGTGTTGAGCCGCAGGTGCAGCGACAGCGAGCCGGACCCGCCGTACCACTTCAGCGCCTCGTCGGCCTTGAGCGCGTCGATGAACTCGGGGCCGGCCGCCACAGGAAGTCCACGGTGCCGCTGCGGATGGCCGCGGCGCGCGCGTTGTCGTCGGGGTTGAAGGTGAAGTCGAGGCCGTCGAGGTAGGGAACGCCGGGCTCCCAGTACTTGTCGTGCTTGTCGAGCTTGATGGCCTGGCCGGTGACCCGGGCCGCCATCTTGAACGGGCCGCTGCCGCCGTCGACGCTGCCGTTGAGGCCGGTCGAGTCGACGACCGTACGGTCGACGATCGAGGAGGCGGCGGTCGACAGCAGGGTGAGGATGGCGGCGTTGGGGTTGGCCAGGGTGAACACGGCGGTGTGTTCGTCCTGGGCGGTCACCGACGTGATCGACTCGTAGCTGCGGGCCCGCGGGGCCCGGGTCGCCGGGTCCTTGATGCGCTCGATGGAGTACTTGACGTCTTCCGCGGTGACTTTGCGGCCGCTGTGGAAGAACGCGTTGTCGCGCAGTTTGAAGGTCAGGGTCAGGCCGTCGGGGCTCTGCTCCCACGATTCGGCGATCGCGGGCCTGATCTCACCGCGGTACGACTGGACCAGCGATTCGTAGATCTGTTCGTTGATGACGAACGCCGAGGTCTCCGACATGCGGTGCGGATCGAGTTCGGTGGCGTCGAGCCGGATCATGACGTTCAGCCGGCCACCGGACTTGGGCTGCCCGGCCGGCGGGTTCTCGTCCTCGAGGCGGACGTTGCTGCTCAGGCCGTCGTTGGTCGTGCCGCCATTGTCCGCCGACGGCGGTGCGCCGCCTCCGGAACAGCCGGCCAGCACCGCCACGGCGACCCCAGCCGCGAGGACCTTATGTAGGGTTCGAACTCTCATGCCTTTCTCCTTGCTCGGGTGGAGATTGCAGCGTGGTGGTGGTGGCGGGCTTCCAGGTTTCACCGAAGACCCGCAGCCAGTTGCCGCCGAGGATCCTGGTGACTTCGTCGGGTGCGAATCCGCCGTCGAGGAGTGCGGTGGTGAAGTTCGGGAACTGCGCGGCGTCGTCCATCCCGACCGCCCGGCGCTCGTGCCAGGCCCAGTCACCCAGCAGGGTGCGGTGTAGGACGATCTGCTGCTCCCGCATGGCTTCGGTGAGCGTCTCGTCGTAGTCGGTCGCGATGGCGACGTGGTCGACACCCGCCACCTCGACGACACGGGCCACGTGCTCGACGAACCGGGCCAGGTCCGGACGCCGCCGCGGCTCCTCGGGGTAGTAGAGGAAGCCGGACAGGCTGGTGATCCCGATGACGCCCCGCTGTTCGGCGAGACGGCGCAGGAAGGCGTCGTCCTTGGCCCGGATGTGCGGTGACAGTCCGTCGCAGAACGAGTGGGTGACGACGACGGGACGGTCGGAGGCGTCCATCGCGTCGAGGCCGGTGCGCTGGCCGCAGTGGGAGACGTCGACCAGGATGCCGAGTTCGTTCATGGCGCGGACGAAGGTCCGCCCCTGGGCGGTCAGCCCGGAGTCGGTCTTCTCACCGCAGCCGGCGCCCAGCAGGTTCTGCCGCTGGTACGTCAGCTGCAGGACTCGTACGCCCAGGTCGTAGAAGGTGCCGAGCAGGTCCAGGTCGACGCCGATCATCTCGGTGTCCTGCGGGCCGAGGATGATCGCCTCCCGCCCGTCGGCCTTGGCCCGGTGGATGTCGTCGACGGTCAGGGCCAGCAGTGCGGCGTCGGAGTGTTCGTCGATCCAGCGGCGGCAGGTGTTGACTTCGCGCAGGGCGGTGACCGTGTCGACGTACGGGCGGGTGACGGTGTGGTTGACGGCCGTGACACCGCCACGACGGATCCGCTCGAGGTGCTCGTCGCTGAGCTCGATGACGGTGCTCCCGTCGACCACGGTGGCGGCGGTATGCAGCTCGTTGGGCGCGAGGACGGCGCGCTCAGTGTTCAACGTCGACTCCAGGTGTGTGCGCTCGGGAGATGGCCGCGACTCTACGAGGACACGCCAGATCTTGTCTATAGACTCGGGGATATCGTTAGTTGACCACTTTGAAATGACGAATTTCGTCGTTTTGGGTTTCAGGCTTATTGATCACCGATTGAGGGGCGGCCCGGCCGTCACCGCCCCGGCACGGGCGGCCGTCCCGCACCCGTCGCACGGTCGCCGCAGGTCAGACGCCCTCCCCGTGAGGGGTGCCGCCATAATTCCGTATATGGCGCGGTTTGCCACCCGCCATCCGGTCACAGTCGACCGCCGCCGCGCCAGCCATCCGCGGGCGGCGGGTTCCGACAGTCACCACCCGAACAGTCACCACCCGGACGGTCGCCCCGGACCGGCCGGCCGGTCACGACGACGGGACACTCCCGCAGGTTGACGCTGAACACAGCGACGCGGCGAAGGGTGACAGTCACCCTTCGCCGCGTCGACCGTCCTGATCGGACGTTCCCGGTGAGGTCGTCGGCGGAAACCGGCGGTCAGCGACGGGCCGACCGCCACAGCAGCCAGGCCACCCAGAGACACCCGGCACCCAGAAGCACGCCGTGCCCGATCCGGGCGGCCGGCGGGGTGTAGAACTGCGGCAGGAACAGCACGAAGCCGGCGGCGAACAGCAGGCCGCCCGCCCGCGGCAGGACCCCGGACCGCCAGATCGCCACGGCCGCGAGCACCGCGGCGACACCGAGGGCGATCAGGCCGATCCCGAACGTCGTCACCGCCACCGGCCCGAACCGGACCGCCTCGGCCAGGTCGAGCACGTCGACCGCTCCTCCGTCGGCGGCCGCCCGGCCGACGGCGTGCAGCCCGAAGTCCTCGGCGCCGTAGTACGGCAGGGTCAGCCCGGCACCGAGCCAGCCGGCGACGACCGCCGCGAGGGCCACCGGCTCGGCCCGGGTCCGGGCGACCACGCCGTACAACGCGAGGAGGCCGATCGGCACCAGCACGAAGCCAACCATCGCGAACAGGTGGGAGTAGACCCAGGCGGTGGAGCCCAGCGCCGCGGTCGCGCCTTCGGCCGTCGACTCGTCGGCCCACGGCCGGACGGCCGGATACAGGACGAACAGCACCCCGGCGACGGCGAACGCGAGAGCACCGAGACGGACGCGGGGCGCGGTCACCAGGGACCGGACAGTTCGGCTAGGCTCCATAGCCTGAAAGCTAACCCAACTAGCCAGAGAAGTGCAACACCGGACCGCATCCGGCGGGGTCGACGGCTGCCGGTTCCTCTGGCAGTCTGCGTAGTGCTCCCGACGGGAAAGTTCGACCGACACCGTGGTCAGGGGACCGTGTGCCGCCACCGTCACGCGCGGGACTGCTGCGTGATCCCGACTTCCGTCACCTGTTCGCCGCGACCGCGACCGGCCAGCTCGGGGACCGGTTCGTCTTCCTCGCGCTGCCGCTGATCGCCATCGTCTCGCTCGACGTGAGCGAGTTCGAGGTCGGCGTGCTTACCGCCATGACGACGGCCGGGTCGCTGCTCGCCGGCCTGCCCGCCGGCGCCTGGGTCGACCGGTGGCGGAAGCGCTCCGTACTGATCAACACGGACCTGGCCCGCGCCGTACTGCTGGCGCTGATTCCGGTGCTCTGGTGGGCCGACGCCCTGACCATCTGGCTGCTGTACGCGGTCGCCCTGGCACACGGCCTGTTCACGGTGTTCTTCGACGTCGCGTACGTCAGCTACCTGCCGTACCTGGTGGGCCGGGACAATCTCGTGGAGGCCAACGCCAAAGTCGCGTCGGTGCGTTCGGCGGTCAGCATCAGCGGCCCGGGACTGGCCGGTCCGCTCGTGGCCTGGCTCGGCGCGCCGTTGACCCTGCTGGCAAGCTCCGTGGGGATGGCGTTCTCCGGCCTGCTGGTCGCCCGGATCCGCAAGCGGGAGACCCGACGCCGGGCCGACCCGTCGAGGCACCTGCTGCGCGAGGTCAGGGAGGGCCTGTCGTTCGTGCTCGGCAACCCGCTGCTGCGGCCGGTCGTCGTGGCGGACGGGATGTTCAGCCTCTTCCTGGTCACATACCAGACCATGCTGCTGGTGTTCCTGTCCCGGGAGGTGGGTCTCGGGTCCTTCGGCATCGGACTGGTGCTGTCGACGATGGCGTGCGGCGGCCTGACCGGCGCCCTGGTCGCCCGGCGGGTGGTCGCCCGGATCGGAACCGGCCCCGTCATCTGGATGGCACCCCTGTGTACGGCCCCACCGGCCGCCCTGATGCCGCTGGCCGAACCGGGCTGGCGCCTCTACCTGGCGGTGTTCGGCCTGATGCTGCTGTCGACCGGCGGCGTGATCCGCCTCGTCGCCCAGGCCGGCCTCCAGCAGTCCGTCACACCCGACCGGCTGCTGGGCCGGATGAACGCGACCTTCCGCTTCGTCATGTGGGGCAGCATGCCGCTGGCCGGGCTGCTCGGTGGCGCCCTCGGCACTCTCCTCGGGGCGGAGGCGGTGCTGTGGATCGGCGCCGCCGGGATGACGGCGGCCTTCCTGTCGACACTGCTCTCCCCGCTCCGGACCATGCGTGAACTGCCGGTCACCGAGCCGGAATCCCCGCCCGCCGACCGGGAGAAGCCCACACCGCGACCCGCCGGATAGCCGGCCGCCCCTTCCGCCCCCGCCATGCCCACGGACGCTTCTAACGGTGCGTCAACCGGCCGCCGCCGTGCCCTTCGCGACGTGGCGGTGCGTGGTGATCGTCAGTTGTTCCCCTGTTGTCCGTACGGCGTGTCGAGCCGCCGGGCAGCAGATGATCACAGGTGCCCCGACGGTTTGCCGAGGAAGGACCCTGAGGTGGTGTCGCGGTCCACAGCGAATTCGGCGTGCACACAGTGAATTCGCGCTGTGGGGCGGGACAGTGGTATCCGGCCTCCAGGCGGGCCGGTCAAGCTTCTGATCAGGCACCAGCTCACCAGTGAGGAACCGACCCCTCCGTGCGCACGGACGCTCCTATGGTGCGTCGACCGGCCGCCACCCCCGCGCGCCCTTCGTGGGGTGGCGGTGCGTGATGATCGTCAGTTGTTCCGCCGTTGTCCGTACGGCGTGTCGAGCTGCTGGGCAGCTGATGATCACGGGTGGCCTGAGGGTTTGCCGGGAAGGACCCCAAAGGTGTTGGGGGTCCACAGCGAATTCGGCGTACGCACAGCGAATCCGCTGTGGGGCGTGACAGTGGTATCGGGTCGGCGGGTGGACCGGGCCGGTGCGGCGGCCGAGAGCCGGGCGGGACGCTCCTGTAGTGCGTCAGGTGGCTGGGGTGGGCTTCGACACGTCTCCCCGCCGGGCCGGTGCCGGCGGTAGCGGGCGGACAAGTCCCGCCCAAGACACGAGGCCAGTCAGGCGAAGGGTCACGCCCACTACCACCCGCATCAGCTCAGCACTGCTGAACCGACCCCGCCATGCTCACAGTCAGTCGAGCCGGTCGACGACCGCCCGGCCACGCGGCGAGAGCCGGTAGCCGGTCTCGAGGCTCTCGGTCAGGCCGAGTTCCTTCAGCTTGCGGACGTCGCGCTTGAAGACCTCGGTGGCCGGATAGCCGGCCAGTTCGGCCAGTTCGGCGGCCCGCCGGGCCGGGTGTTCCGCGATGATCCGCAGCACCGTCGCGGTCCACGCGCCGCGCGGCCCGGCCCGGTCGAACCGGGCCAGCCGTTCGGTGAGCGCCGCCAACTCCGGCGCGCCGAGCTGATCCTGTTCGCGCAGCGCCGCACGCGGATCCGGGCCGGCGTAGCCGACCCCGATCCGGAACAGCCGCAGGTCGCCGCTTTGCGGCAGGTCGGCGCGCAACGCGTCGGCGGACGGGTAGCCGGCCCGCCGCGCGTCGGCGTCCGACACCTCCCGCTCGTCGACCGGGCCGATCGAGCGGATCTCCACCAGCCCGATCGCGGTCCGCAACCGGCTGCCGGCCCGGACCCGGGGCTGACGCCAGCGCCGGAACACCAGCGAGACGACGCCCTGCCGAATTCCGTCCAGAATCTCGCTACGGAACAGCATGTGCGGCACCCTCCCGGTCGGACGCCCGTTCCGACGACCCGGAGCCGGGCGGTTCCCCCACCCGATTGTGGCCTCCCCTCCCCCGGTCGGTCCCGCTCTTCGGCGCCCCGACGAGCCGTCCGGGGCGACAGCCGTACCCGGGCACCGGCGGCGGGTTAACGCCGGCGCCGGGGAACGCTAAAGGAGGGTTAACAGGCACCGGAAACGGCCGACGACCGGGATAACGTGCCTGGTGTGTCGATGGTGCGACCTTCGGTCCACCCGGCCTGGCAAGGGGTGGGCGATGAGTGTGACCACAGTGGCCAGTGTGGCCCTGGCACTGGTCGCGGTGGCGGTCGCGTTCGCGGCGGTGGTGGCCGCCCGGCCGGCCGCACGGCGGCTGCGGGGAATGGAACTCGCGCGACACGTCCCGGCGTGGGCCCGGGACCGCGTACCGCCGGGTCCGTTCGTCCTCGTCGCCGGGGCGGTCCTGGCGCTCGCGCTGGTCTCCGTCTTCGTGGAGATCCTCGACGCGGTCGTCGACGAGGACGACTTCACGGCCTTCGACCGGCCGGTCGTCGAGTGGGTCGC is a window from the Polymorphospora rubra genome containing:
- a CDS encoding MFS transporter, encoding MPPPSRAGLLRDPDFRHLFAATATGQLGDRFVFLALPLIAIVSLDVSEFEVGVLTAMTTAGSLLAGLPAGAWVDRWRKRSVLINTDLARAVLLALIPVLWWADALTIWLLYAVALAHGLFTVFFDVAYVSYLPYLVGRDNLVEANAKVASVRSAVSISGPGLAGPLVAWLGAPLTLLASSVGMAFSGLLVARIRKRETRRRADPSRHLLREVREGLSFVLGNPLLRPVVVADGMFSLFLVTYQTMLLVFLSREVGLGSFGIGLVLSTMACGGLTGALVARRVVARIGTGPVIWMAPLCTAPPAALMPLAEPGWRLYLAVFGLMLLSTGGVIRLVAQAGLQQSVTPDRLLGRMNATFRFVMWGSMPLAGLLGGALGTLLGAEAVLWIGAAGMTAAFLSTLLSPLRTMRELPVTEPESPPADREKPTPRPAG
- a CDS encoding tetratricopeptide repeat protein yields the protein MASVPLTDRYIMAARLKGYLNKHADAVALLTEALEAEPGNVRLLRFRGHRRISTGDYTGAVADLTVAAEGLADVEDEYEMYQPEVEKDVVSLVLGRPENVRPQHLGERQAAENPAELGRYNTTLHTSVWYHLGVAQYLLGDFEACLPSFREAERSSRHQEGTVASQDWQYMALRRLGRPVEAEEVLDRFRHIDLVDEDHYVGYESRMRLYTGELTADQLWQMVAGDDLRTATQGYGLGNWYYYHGDIEKARETFDAVLRTGVAHAFAYLAVQAEFSRNPDFAGVPASVKE
- a CDS encoding ASCH domain-containing protein; the protein is MLFRSEILDGIRQGVVSLVFRRWRQPRVRAGSRLRTAIGLVEIRSIGPVDEREVSDADARRAGYPSADALRADLPQSGDLRLFRIGVGYAGPDPRAALREQDQLGAPELAALTERLARFDRAGPRGAWTATVLRIIAEHPARRAAELAELAGYPATEVFKRDVRKLKELGLTESLETGYRLSPRGRAVVDRLD
- a CDS encoding dipeptidase, translated to MNTERAVLAPNELHTAATVVDGSTVIELSDEHLERIRRGGVTAVNHTVTRPYVDTVTALREVNTCRRWIDEHSDAALLALTVDDIHRAKADGREAIILGPQDTEMIGVDLDLLGTFYDLGVRVLQLTYQRQNLLGAGCGEKTDSGLTAQGRTFVRAMNELGILVDVSHCGQRTGLDAMDASDRPVVVTHSFCDGLSPHIRAKDDAFLRRLAEQRGVIGITSLSGFLYYPEEPRRRPDLARFVEHVARVVEVAGVDHVAIATDYDETLTEAMREQQIVLHRTLLGDWAWHERRAVGMDDAAQFPNFTTALLDGGFAPDEVTRILGGNWLRVFGETWKPATTTTLQSPPEQGERHESSNPT